In a single window of the Allobranchiibius huperziae genome:
- a CDS encoding carboxymuconolactone decarboxylase family protein, producing the protein MTSDRSDLDRLGGRLALLSPDELDDAQRSVHRQLEALTGPETRHDGFVAQLDDGRFIDPFNAMLRSPELTIGLGGWIREIARSGLSDDVRQVVILTVAGAWDAEYEIYAHRAAARAIGMSDNTIDAILAGAAPDGLGAEATVAHDLAAALLRTHDVPDVVYEACLRVFGESGTIAILSLIAQYQMVSSLLVCFRVPAP; encoded by the coding sequence ATGACATCCGATCGATCCGATCTCGATCGGCTGGGCGGGCGGCTCGCGCTGCTTAGTCCCGATGAACTCGACGATGCACAGCGATCCGTGCACCGCCAACTCGAAGCGTTGACCGGCCCCGAGACCCGACACGACGGCTTCGTCGCCCAGTTGGACGACGGCCGGTTCATCGATCCGTTCAACGCGATGCTGCGAAGCCCGGAGTTGACGATCGGCTTGGGCGGCTGGATTCGCGAGATCGCGCGCTCCGGGCTGTCCGACGACGTACGTCAGGTCGTCATCCTGACCGTCGCCGGCGCGTGGGACGCCGAGTACGAGATCTACGCCCACCGGGCGGCCGCGCGAGCAATCGGCATGTCCGACAACACGATCGACGCGATCCTTGCGGGCGCTGCCCCGGACGGACTCGGCGCAGAGGCCACCGTGGCCCATGACCTGGCTGCCGCCCTGCTGCGGACGCACGACGTGCCCGACGTGGTCTACGAGGCGTGTCTGCGCGTCTTCGGCGAGTCGGGGACGATCGCGATCCTCAGCTTGATCGCGCAGTACCAGATGGTGTCGTCACTGCTGGTCTGTTTCCGGGTGCCGGCGCCGTGA
- a CDS encoding serine hydrolase, with protein MTRPLRLDDLADLQLPSAPTLSPDGRSVVYVVRTTDPEADRDMHALRAVRDEGGGWGEPFALTHDRDDTAPAFSPGGDRVAFLRGNPAPQLHLLPLSGGEAQRLTNLPAGAGTPVWSPAGDRIAFVAPVRIDGSEPDLHAPIEVARLGYKSDDAGLHGPVRTHLHVLDLTTLEVRRLTDGDWDARSPAWSPDGARLAFTAAMNEDADRTLRSSPFVLDPSGDAAPRRIGPGVGVAGAVTWSADSAALLVAGQTRPRIGHTALLRMTVDDPSDEGIDLIGRLDRNVMPGGPGYPGGRPQLAPDGRQVVFCIRDRGCSHVYAAPVDGSAAPRPLIDDPQVSVSGLSVARDVDLAAVVLADPSTYGEIAIVPVSGGDPVRLTKHTAAGLPDVRLLRPESRTFRVHDGTQMHGWVLRDPEATVPGPLLLDAHGGPHNAWSPAPDPAHAYHQVLASRGWTVLTLNPRGSDGYGEEFWRGAAFAWGTADERDLLDPLDELVDEGIADPDRLALTGYSYGGYLTCWLTGRTDRFAAAVAGGVVADLTSLWGTSDESPALGAQEWPDPFTEPDELTAISPWSHVADVRTPTLLLHGLADQTCPPGQAELWFAALRTRGVPTQMVLYPGSSHVFILDGRPSHRIDYNRRLIDWTEHHMSTRTTTPARLDQHHWERRLDQLAARHQVVGASLAIRRVSESGDVTDDELLQAATGVLSKTTMYPATTDSVFQIGSISKVWTTTLLMQLIDEGQLTLDTPVVELLPDLRLGSEEVTQKITVRHLLTHTSGIDGDVFTDTGRGDDCLEKYVAGLHDVAQNHPLGATFSYCNSGFVLAGRVIEVLTGKTWDQVLRERIIEPLGLTHTSTLPEEAILQRVAIGHISPDPEGDPQVVPTFLMPRSVGPAGLITATAADVTSFARMHLRDGLAPDGTRVLSAQSTTAMQSHQVDVPEKYTLGDSWGVGWIRFEWDGERLYGHDGSTYGQNAYLKVLPSQGLAVALLTNGGHTTDLYNDLFDEIFREVADVAMAPQLTPPADTPDVDLSPYVGTYERSSVTSEVTERDGNLVIKVIPTGTVAEASGATVEHLVLQPVEQGLFVTQPPGQQSWLPVYFYNLPDGSPYLHYGARAQPRRS; from the coding sequence ATGACCCGACCGCTACGGCTGGACGACCTGGCCGACCTGCAGCTGCCCAGCGCCCCGACGCTGTCGCCCGACGGCCGGTCCGTCGTGTACGTCGTGCGCACGACGGACCCCGAGGCCGATCGCGACATGCACGCACTGCGGGCCGTTCGCGACGAAGGTGGCGGATGGGGTGAGCCTTTCGCGCTGACCCACGATCGCGACGACACGGCTCCGGCGTTCTCGCCTGGCGGTGATCGCGTCGCCTTCCTGCGCGGCAACCCCGCCCCCCAGCTGCACCTGCTGCCGCTGAGCGGCGGTGAGGCGCAGCGGCTGACGAACCTGCCAGCGGGTGCCGGGACACCGGTGTGGAGCCCGGCCGGAGACCGCATCGCCTTCGTGGCGCCGGTCCGCATCGACGGCAGTGAACCGGACCTCCACGCTCCGATCGAGGTGGCCAGACTGGGCTACAAGTCCGACGATGCCGGGCTCCACGGCCCGGTGCGGACCCACCTTCACGTCCTCGACCTCACGACACTCGAGGTGCGCCGGCTCACCGATGGCGACTGGGATGCCCGGTCCCCCGCGTGGTCGCCGGACGGCGCCCGGCTCGCCTTCACCGCCGCCATGAACGAGGATGCCGACCGCACGCTGCGCTCGAGCCCGTTCGTGCTGGACCCCTCCGGCGACGCCGCACCACGCCGGATCGGACCGGGTGTCGGCGTCGCGGGTGCCGTCACGTGGAGCGCCGACTCCGCGGCGCTGCTGGTCGCCGGTCAGACCCGGCCGCGCATCGGTCACACCGCGCTCTTGCGGATGACGGTCGACGACCCCTCCGACGAGGGGATCGACCTGATCGGCCGCCTCGACCGCAACGTGATGCCGGGCGGGCCCGGTTACCCCGGCGGCCGCCCGCAACTCGCCCCGGACGGGCGGCAGGTCGTGTTCTGCATCCGGGACCGCGGATGCTCGCACGTCTACGCCGCACCGGTCGACGGGTCCGCGGCACCGCGACCCCTCATCGACGATCCGCAGGTGAGCGTGTCCGGTCTGTCGGTGGCCCGGGACGTCGACCTGGCGGCGGTGGTGCTCGCCGACCCGTCGACGTACGGCGAGATCGCGATCGTGCCGGTCTCGGGCGGGGATCCGGTCCGCCTCACGAAGCACACCGCCGCCGGCCTGCCGGACGTACGTCTGCTGCGCCCCGAATCCCGCACGTTCCGGGTGCACGACGGCACGCAGATGCACGGCTGGGTGCTGCGCGACCCGGAGGCGACAGTGCCGGGTCCGCTGCTGCTCGACGCACACGGCGGACCGCACAACGCGTGGTCACCGGCCCCGGACCCCGCACACGCCTACCACCAGGTGCTGGCCTCGCGGGGCTGGACGGTCCTGACCCTCAACCCGCGCGGCAGCGACGGATACGGGGAGGAGTTCTGGAGGGGTGCCGCCTTCGCCTGGGGCACCGCCGACGAGCGGGATCTGCTGGATCCCCTGGACGAACTGGTCGACGAGGGGATCGCCGACCCGGACCGCCTCGCCCTGACCGGCTACAGCTACGGCGGCTACCTCACGTGCTGGCTGACCGGCCGGACCGACCGGTTCGCGGCAGCTGTGGCAGGGGGCGTGGTCGCCGACCTGACGAGCCTCTGGGGCACCAGCGACGAGAGCCCGGCGCTCGGGGCGCAGGAGTGGCCGGACCCGTTCACCGAGCCCGACGAGCTGACGGCCATCTCCCCCTGGTCGCACGTGGCCGACGTGCGCACCCCGACCCTGCTGCTGCACGGGCTGGCCGATCAGACGTGCCCGCCCGGGCAGGCCGAGCTGTGGTTCGCCGCCCTCCGCACGCGCGGCGTTCCGACGCAGATGGTGCTCTACCCGGGCTCCTCGCACGTCTTCATCCTCGACGGGCGACCCTCGCACCGCATCGACTACAACCGCCGACTCATCGATTGGACGGAGCACCACATGAGCACCCGGACCACCACACCAGCACGCCTCGACCAGCATCACTGGGAACGGCGCCTGGACCAGCTGGCCGCACGGCACCAGGTCGTGGGAGCCAGTCTCGCGATCCGCAGGGTGTCCGAGTCCGGCGACGTGACCGACGACGAGCTGCTCCAGGCCGCGACCGGCGTCCTCAGCAAGACCACCATGTATCCGGCCACCACCGATTCGGTCTTCCAGATCGGCTCCATCAGCAAGGTATGGACCACCACCTTGCTCATGCAGCTGATCGACGAGGGCCAACTCACCCTCGACACCCCCGTCGTGGAACTGCTGCCCGACCTGCGACTCGGCAGCGAGGAGGTCACCCAGAAGATCACGGTGCGTCATCTGCTCACCCACACCAGCGGCATCGACGGCGACGTCTTCACCGACACGGGGCGCGGCGACGACTGTCTCGAGAAGTACGTGGCGGGCCTGCACGACGTGGCCCAGAACCACCCCCTGGGCGCGACCTTCTCCTACTGCAACTCCGGATTCGTCCTCGCGGGCCGAGTCATCGAGGTGCTCACCGGAAAGACCTGGGACCAGGTCCTGCGTGAGCGGATCATCGAGCCGCTGGGACTGACCCACACGTCCACCCTGCCCGAAGAGGCCATCCTGCAGCGCGTCGCCATCGGGCACATCTCCCCCGATCCGGAGGGTGACCCCCAGGTGGTGCCGACCTTCCTGATGCCACGCTCCGTCGGCCCGGCCGGTCTGATCACCGCGACTGCAGCCGACGTGACGTCGTTCGCGCGGATGCATCTGCGTGACGGTCTCGCCCCCGACGGCACCCGGGTGCTTTCCGCGCAGTCCACGACGGCGATGCAGTCCCATCAGGTCGACGTCCCCGAGAAGTACACCCTCGGCGACTCGTGGGGCGTCGGCTGGATCCGCTTCGAATGGGACGGCGAGCGGCTCTACGGTCATGACGGCTCGACGTACGGCCAGAACGCCTACCTGAAAGTGCTGCCCTCCCAGGGCCTCGCGGTCGCTCTGCTCACGAACGGCGGGCACACGACCGATCTGTACAACGACCTCTTCGACGAGATCTTCCGGGAGGTCGCCGACGTCGCCATGGCGCCCCAGCTCACTCCGCCCGCTGATACACCGGATGTCGATCTGTCACCATACGTCGGCACCTACGAACGCAGCTCGGTCACCTCCGAGGTGACCGAGCGCGACGGGAACCTGGTCATCAAGGTCATCCCGACGGGGACGGTCGCCGAGGCGTCCGGAGCGACCGTCGAACACCTCGTGCTGCAGCCGGTCGAGCAGGGACTGTTCGTCACCCAGCCGCCCGGTCAGCAGAGTTGGCTCCCGGTGTACTTCTACAACCTGCCCGACGGCAGCCCCTACCTGCACTACGGCGCGCGCGCCCAACCCAGAAGGAGCTGA
- a CDS encoding NADPH-dependent F420 reductase — translation MKITTIGRGTIGGTLARLWQSAGHEVIELGHDGGDAGDADVVLLAVPNLQVPAALAAVSGLQGKVIIDATNRLDGEEPPIGHSSIAEYVKATTGGPVAKAFNLNYGDLYEKASGASSRPSNIWVGDEDARPVVEQLSSDIGFRAVNGGPLDRAATDEAFGYLLNAIVADSGGLVLYRFATADEF, via the coding sequence ATGAAGATCACGACCATCGGCAGAGGCACCATCGGAGGCACCCTCGCCCGGCTCTGGCAGTCGGCCGGGCACGAGGTGATCGAGCTCGGCCACGACGGCGGAGACGCCGGCGATGCGGACGTCGTCCTGCTCGCCGTCCCCAACCTGCAGGTGCCGGCCGCCCTCGCGGCGGTGTCCGGGCTGCAGGGCAAGGTCATCATCGACGCCACCAATCGCCTCGACGGCGAGGAGCCGCCCATCGGGCACTCCTCCATCGCGGAATACGTGAAGGCGACGACCGGCGGCCCGGTGGCCAAGGCGTTCAACCTGAACTACGGAGACCTCTACGAGAAGGCATCCGGCGCCTCGTCCCGACCGAGCAACATCTGGGTGGGGGACGAGGATGCCCGACCGGTTGTCGAGCAGCTGAGCTCCGACATCGGCTTCCGCGCCGTGAACGGCGGCCCACTGGATCGTGCGGCCACCGACGAAGCGTTCGGCTATCTCCTGAACGCCATCGTGGCGGACTCCGGCGGCCTCGTCCTCTATCGGTTCGCCACGGCCGACGAGTTCTGA
- a CDS encoding LysR family transcriptional regulator — protein MEWSSATLRLMRVIAETGSFTAAAGSLHFTQSAVSRQVAALEQSVGTRLFDRHPGGATLTPQGWIMLRAASGALDAIDRAERVIHGTEPVQGIVRLGVNHSVGAALVPRVLAVLRDEHPAIEVVTRDATSRALTRSLRSGTIEVALIASLPPYAALDDLMPQLEIDVLLEGELMVAVAADSDAARVGEVTLEQLEAACWISSPRSGTDPVFGVWPALPSSPRITHVVHDWLAKLQLVGQGWGVTTVPPTLAALVPPDVRLVRVVGGTPVLRRAIVARQPGDISAATEHVVRALRDAAADLPVS, from the coding sequence ATGGAATGGAGCTCCGCCACGCTCCGGCTGATGCGGGTCATCGCGGAGACCGGCTCGTTCACCGCCGCCGCCGGCTCGCTGCACTTCACCCAGTCCGCGGTCTCTCGCCAGGTCGCAGCTCTCGAACAGTCGGTCGGTACACGGCTGTTCGATCGGCATCCGGGCGGCGCGACGTTGACCCCGCAGGGATGGATCATGCTGCGGGCCGCATCGGGTGCCCTCGACGCGATCGATCGCGCCGAACGGGTGATCCACGGCACCGAGCCGGTCCAGGGCATCGTGCGGCTCGGGGTGAATCACAGTGTGGGCGCTGCCCTGGTGCCGCGAGTGCTGGCGGTGCTGCGCGACGAGCATCCTGCGATCGAGGTCGTGACCCGCGACGCTACGAGTCGTGCTCTGACGCGGAGCCTGCGCTCCGGGACGATCGAGGTGGCTCTGATCGCGTCGCTGCCCCCGTACGCGGCTCTCGATGACCTGATGCCTCAGCTTGAGATCGACGTGCTGCTGGAGGGCGAGTTGATGGTGGCCGTCGCCGCCGACAGCGACGCCGCACGCGTCGGTGAGGTGACGCTCGAACAGCTGGAGGCGGCGTGCTGGATCTCGTCCCCGAGATCTGGCACCGACCCGGTGTTCGGGGTGTGGCCCGCGCTGCCGAGTTCCCCGCGGATCACGCACGTCGTGCACGACTGGCTCGCCAAGTTGCAGCTCGTCGGCCAGGGCTGGGGAGTGACGACGGTGCCTCCGACGCTTGCCGCGTTGGTGCCCCCCGACGTGCGGCTGGTGCGCGTCGTCGGAGGGACGCCGGTGCTCCGGCGTGCGATCGTCGCGCGGCAACCTGGTGACATCTCTGCTGCGACCGAGCATGTGGTCAGGGCGCTGCGAGACGCTGCGGCCGACCTGCCGGTCTCCTAG
- a CDS encoding serine hydrolase domain-containing protein, producing the protein MTTLKEVESWLGDHLPELIARYDVPAAAVAVGVGGESIDAAAGVLNLSSGVTATPDSVFQIGSITKVWTATLVMQLVEQGEVELDAPVRRYLPDFRVADAAASAAMTVRQLLSHTAGFEGDIFTDTGPGDDSLEKYVAGLDDVEQLFEPGERFSYNNAGYCVLGRLVEKLRGATYDECLRSRLFEPLDLRHAATDAGRAILLRPAVGHVLPTPEAEQQPAPVWNLPRSNAPAGSILAMRARDLLAFAQLHLNAGRAADGTQVLRGETVDAMQERQVQLPRLRVMGDAWGLGWEIYDTPAGPVIGHDGTTLGQASFLRMVPATGVAVVLLTNGGQPFPLYRDVVGHLLAGLGETQLPPLPAPPQHPRRVDASRYTGTYASRIADVVVEQDDDGRIWREVRPKGDLADMGEAPQRSELVDWEDGMLIAKDAEHGLHMPHAFVDEDGAGRARFLHIGRVVPRAPTG; encoded by the coding sequence ATGACGACGTTGAAAGAGGTCGAGTCGTGGCTCGGCGACCACCTGCCCGAGCTCATCGCGCGGTACGACGTGCCCGCAGCCGCCGTGGCTGTCGGTGTCGGCGGGGAGAGCATCGATGCCGCGGCGGGCGTGCTGAACCTGTCGTCGGGCGTGACCGCGACACCCGACTCGGTGTTCCAGATCGGGTCCATCACCAAGGTGTGGACGGCAACGCTGGTGATGCAGCTGGTGGAGCAGGGCGAGGTGGAGCTGGATGCACCGGTGCGCCGTTACCTGCCCGACTTCCGGGTCGCGGACGCCGCGGCGTCCGCGGCGATGACGGTGCGCCAGCTGCTCAGCCACACAGCCGGATTCGAAGGTGACATCTTCACCGACACCGGGCCGGGTGACGACAGCCTGGAGAAGTACGTCGCCGGACTGGACGACGTGGAGCAGCTCTTCGAGCCAGGCGAACGGTTCTCCTACAACAACGCCGGATACTGCGTCCTGGGCCGGCTGGTGGAGAAGCTGCGCGGAGCGACGTACGACGAGTGCCTGCGCAGCCGCCTTTTCGAACCCCTCGATCTGCGACACGCGGCGACCGACGCCGGGCGGGCGATCCTCCTTCGGCCGGCGGTCGGGCATGTGCTCCCGACCCCCGAGGCCGAACAGCAGCCGGCGCCGGTGTGGAACCTGCCCCGCTCCAACGCGCCAGCCGGGTCGATCCTGGCGATGCGGGCCCGCGACCTGCTGGCGTTCGCGCAGCTCCACCTGAACGCCGGTCGGGCCGCTGACGGCACGCAGGTCCTGCGCGGCGAGACCGTCGACGCGATGCAGGAGCGACAGGTGCAGTTGCCACGACTGCGGGTGATGGGCGACGCATGGGGCCTCGGATGGGAGATCTACGACACCCCGGCCGGTCCGGTCATCGGACACGACGGCACGACGCTGGGACAGGCGTCGTTCCTACGGATGGTGCCCGCCACCGGTGTCGCTGTGGTGCTCCTGACCAACGGCGGTCAGCCCTTCCCGCTCTACCGCGACGTGGTCGGCCATCTGCTCGCCGGACTGGGGGAGACCCAGCTGCCGCCGCTGCCTGCTCCGCCGCAGCATCCGCGACGGGTGGATGCCTCCCGCTACACCGGCACCTACGCCAGCAGGATCGCGGACGTGGTCGTCGAGCAGGACGACGACGGCCGGATCTGGCGGGAGGTGCGGCCGAAGGGCGACCTGGCCGACATGGGGGAGGCGCCGCAGCGCAGTGAGCTCGTCGACTGGGAGGACGGGATGCTCATCGCCAAGGATGCCGAGCACGGGCTCCACATGCCGCATGCCTTCGTCGACGAGGACGGCGCTGGACGTGCCCGGTTCCTGCACATCGGGCGGGTGGTCCCACGCGCACCCACCGGCTGA
- a CDS encoding LysR family transcriptional regulator, translating to MVSLRALECLVAVADSGSITLAAHVLHSSQPAVSHQLATLEREARTPLLRREPRGVKLTPAGRAAVADARRAIDAATSAVRSARAAADAAGGSLRLACAQSLTVSVVAPVIRDWHRRRPKVSISLRESADPDEMLALIDTDQVDVLLVPGPVSPKYTSTPIAKEEIVLTAATSHPFAQQSAVRLEDLESVALVHFATDNGLSAWLDRSSTEAGVRPEIVMRTSVTSAAPQLAAAGLGVAVTPVSAVSAGLPGTVRSFSPRWVRQLVAVSPSHVHPLAERFVANLQTRGVRVPRDVRSQLAPYEAITHTENSSKRE from the coding sequence ATGGTTTCTCTGCGCGCGCTCGAATGTTTGGTCGCAGTTGCTGATTCGGGGTCCATCACGCTGGCGGCGCACGTGTTGCACTCCTCCCAGCCGGCGGTGTCCCACCAACTTGCGACGCTGGAACGTGAGGCGCGCACGCCTCTGCTGCGTCGAGAGCCCCGCGGGGTCAAGCTCACGCCGGCGGGCCGCGCTGCGGTCGCCGACGCGCGTCGTGCGATCGACGCGGCTACCTCGGCCGTTCGCTCTGCTCGCGCCGCTGCGGACGCCGCCGGAGGGTCGCTTCGCCTGGCGTGCGCGCAGAGCCTCACCGTGTCGGTCGTGGCTCCCGTCATCCGCGACTGGCACCGGCGGCGCCCGAAGGTGAGCATCAGTCTTCGCGAGTCGGCAGATCCCGACGAGATGTTGGCGCTCATCGACACCGATCAGGTCGACGTACTGCTCGTTCCAGGGCCCGTGTCGCCGAAGTACACGAGTACGCCGATCGCGAAGGAGGAGATCGTCCTGACCGCAGCGACCTCGCATCCCTTCGCGCAGCAGTCCGCGGTGCGACTGGAGGATCTGGAATCCGTGGCCCTGGTCCATTTCGCCACCGACAACGGTCTGAGTGCCTGGCTGGATCGCTCGTCCACCGAGGCCGGTGTCCGCCCGGAGATCGTCATGCGGACGTCCGTCACCTCGGCGGCCCCTCAGTTGGCAGCTGCCGGCTTGGGCGTCGCGGTGACGCCGGTCAGTGCGGTGAGCGCCGGGCTGCCCGGGACGGTTCGATCCTTCTCGCCTCGCTGGGTGCGGCAGCTGGTCGCCGTGTCCCCGTCGCACGTGCACCCGCTCGCCGAGCGGTTCGTCGCCAACCTGCAGACGAGGGGCGTGCGGGTGCCCCGCGACGTCCGTTCGCAGTTGGCGCCGTACGAAGCGATCACCCACACCGAGAATTCATCGAAGCGCGAATAG
- a CDS encoding tautomerase family protein has translation MPMTKIYLRTGSPVEHRQAISESIHRSLVEVLGIPEDDRYHVFHELDDANLISAPVAFGLERRREAVFIQFYFSQRPAAVLNALYTSVVANLQELAGLQTRDIYLNVVPSPSENWWADGRALDPDTGFDARMDQSRVPGGS, from the coding sequence ATGCCGATGACCAAGATCTATCTGCGGACCGGAAGCCCTGTCGAGCACCGACAAGCCATCTCCGAGTCCATCCACCGTTCGCTCGTCGAGGTGCTCGGCATCCCGGAGGACGACCGGTACCACGTCTTCCATGAGCTGGACGACGCCAACCTCATCTCCGCGCCCGTCGCGTTCGGGCTGGAACGCCGCCGCGAGGCCGTCTTCATCCAGTTCTACTTCTCGCAGCGCCCGGCTGCTGTGCTCAACGCGTTGTACACGTCCGTGGTCGCCAATCTGCAGGAGCTGGCCGGTCTGCAGACTCGCGACATCTACCTCAACGTGGTGCCGTCGCCGTCGGAGAACTGGTGGGCCGACGGGCGTGCCCTCGATCCGGACACCGGGTTCGACGCGCGCATGGACCAGTCGCGCGTCCCGGGCGGTTCGTGA
- a CDS encoding SDR family NAD(P)-dependent oxidoreductase, with amino-acid sequence MDLQLQGKRALVTGGSRGLGFAIASELCDEGARVALLARDAETVERAASTLRSRGYDAIAVSADTSRDDEVDAAVAKVTEDLGGVDILVNAAAKAAGGPPTGFQDLDDDALRTEMETKVLGYLRCARAVAPQMIDRGWGRVINISGLNLRRTGSMFGAIRNVSVVAMSKNLADELGPHGVNVTVVHPGLTLTDGVHEMIRAGASDRGITEPEMAKNLAQDVITGRLVEPVEVAHVVTFLCSPLSVAITGDAVAVGGGQLGSIHY; translated from the coding sequence GTGGACCTGCAACTGCAAGGAAAGAGGGCCCTGGTGACAGGGGGCAGCCGCGGACTGGGGTTCGCCATCGCGAGCGAACTCTGCGACGAGGGTGCGCGAGTCGCGCTCCTGGCCCGGGATGCAGAGACCGTGGAACGCGCCGCCTCGACGCTTCGCTCTCGCGGGTACGACGCGATCGCGGTCAGCGCGGACACGTCGCGCGACGACGAGGTCGACGCGGCGGTCGCGAAGGTCACCGAAGACCTCGGCGGGGTGGACATCCTGGTCAACGCTGCCGCCAAGGCCGCCGGCGGTCCCCCTACCGGTTTCCAGGACCTGGATGACGACGCCCTTCGCACCGAGATGGAGACCAAGGTGCTCGGGTACCTGCGATGTGCCCGGGCGGTCGCACCTCAGATGATCGACCGAGGGTGGGGTCGCGTGATCAACATCAGCGGCCTGAACCTGCGCCGTACCGGCTCGATGTTCGGCGCGATCCGCAACGTCTCAGTGGTCGCGATGTCGAAGAACCTGGCCGATGAGCTCGGCCCGCACGGCGTCAACGTGACCGTGGTGCATCCCGGGTTGACGCTGACCGACGGCGTGCACGAGATGATCCGTGCCGGCGCTTCGGACCGCGGTATCACCGAGCCCGAGATGGCGAAGAATCTGGCACAGGACGTCATCACCGGACGCTTGGTGGAGCCTGTCGAGGTCGCCCATGTGGTGACCTTCCTCTGTTCTCCGCTGAGCGTGGCGATCACCGGTGACGCCGTCGCGGTCGGCGGGGGACAGCTGGGGTCGATTCACTACTGA